A region of the Artemia franciscana chromosome 19, ASM3288406v1, whole genome shotgun sequence genome:
TGCTGTTAGTGAAGGCACTAAAGCTGTAACAAAATACACAAGCTCCAAATAAGAGGGAATTTTCCCTGTCTATTAGCGCCCAATTAGCCGGGCCCTCCCAAACAGCCCTTTTAAGGGCTACCACCTTATTTTAAATGCTCTGCTCTCAAATTGTTTCTGGCTTTGATTTGCGAAATCTCGGGTCAACAAGAACCCATACTAAaccctaatacgaaaaaaacaacaaaagtccCCTGTTTCAAAGACAACGCTCAATTTGCTTGTTGTATAGAAAGTAATATCCATCGACGAATAGTTAAAGAGTGTAGAAAACGGGGCCTCGGTCTTTTTCATGACGTTCcatcaaaaacatttttgtaggCCCCATTGGGagctattcattttttttctatttttggatttattaggcTGGCCTAAATTGGCATTTTGCGTGTTCCCTTTTCATTAGATGTTTTGGATCAAAGGCCCTTGAATCATACCTTTTTAGTCACGGAACACTAGGCTATTTAACGTTATTTTGCGTGTTTGTTTAAACCATCTAGTGGCCCTTAAAAGGGCTGTTGGTTAAGACGCAATTGCGTAGAAATTAGGGTACTTAGGCTCTCTCGCCACGGATACGACGAGCAAGTTGAATATCTTTTGGCATGATGGTCACCCTCTTGGCGTGAATGGCACACAAGTTGGTAAATCTCTCTCAGGGCTACGGTTCCGggcctgtatctgtgtggttttttTACCCCACCagtagcaggagccgacttacgTGCAGCCTTGGTCGCAAGCTGCTTTCTAGGTGCCTTCCCACCCGTCGATTTTCTCGCAGTTTGTTTTGTCCTAGCCATGTTGATAGATTGCCTCTCTTGAaaagaatgaacaaaatatCAGATGCCTAGTAGCTATATTTATATGGAGCGCCAGCCGCGCGATAGAGTAACAATTTGTGGGGAAAGACTTTAGCAATATATAATAAACGGGCTTTCAAGAAAACTCGTTAGTTTGTTAAAACCTTTACAGCTGCTTGCTACGggattaaattaaatatgacAGGAAGAGGAAAAGGAGGAAAGGGGCTTGGAAAAGGAGGCGCAAAACGTCATCGCAAAGTTCTTCGTGACAATATCCAGGGTATCACAAAGCCAGCAATCAGAAGACTGGCTCGCCGTGGTggtgtaaaacgtatatctggcctaatttacgaggaaaccagaggtgttcttaaagtttttctagAAAATGTTATTCGCGATGCTGTCACCTACACAGAACATGCCAAGAGAAAGACTGTCACTGCAATGGATGTAGTCTACGCTCTGAAGCGTCAAGGTCGTACATTGTATGGCTTTGGTGGTTAATGGTTTCTAAATGCATTTTGAACTGTCCCCCTACCCAAcggcctttttaaaggccatCAAATCTTTAAACACTTTCTGGGCCAGGTTCTATGAGCCTTTTCCATATTGTGAATTTTAAAATGTCGGTAAataccttttcttctttttttggtctCAGGTGCAATATCTGAGTCGAATTATGAAAGCAAATTACCATTACTATTTTACTGTATTTAGCTTTTCCTTGCATATTTGAATAAAgttgtttattattatcatgGAATGATTCAAAGAAATAGTTGTTGCTATTCAACTGCACAATCCTATTCTGTTATGTTTGAATG
Encoded here:
- the LOC136039208 gene encoding histone H4; this encodes MTGRGKGGKGLGKGGAKRHRKVLRDNIQGITKPAIRRLARRGGVKRISGLIYEETRGVLKVFLENVIRDAVTYTEHAKRKTVTAMDVVYALKRQGRTLYGFGG